A DNA window from Mastomys coucha isolate ucsf_1 unplaced genomic scaffold, UCSF_Mcou_1 pScaffold21, whole genome shotgun sequence contains the following coding sequences:
- the LOC116101392 gene encoding uncharacterized protein LOC116101392, protein MCTEGAGWRSGWARPLEAYALIRTSRASRGRGRKERVSRVTAWPLPPLLWETASLEKGGARLLFKRGVWERRGSSFGLHLELLRRCPGVQQKAPDYNSRHPLRVASFLGKRLIYTLYSAWAPVSFASDLFRPCPLFLQSVRPWSLFQVIFFKRWASCSERFLVHCTNGLTLRAAAHASWASASSAPQALRNPVAASSISVQNPRTSLPVGPSGKRRKAAPPLIVRLLLNGRGRERPRSVGSRQQLRRLKSSVALSVSLSFPETW, encoded by the exons ATGTGCACAGAAGGCGCAGG CTGGCGCTCGGGCTGGGCACGCCCTCTGGAGGCTTATGCCCTAATAAGGACATCTAGGGCATCCCGCGGCCGGGGGCGGAAGGAGCGCGTCTCCAGGGTAACTGCGTGGCCCCTCCCCCCGTTGCTCTGGGAAACTGCGAGTCTCGAAAAAGGTGGAGCTAGACTTCTCTTTAAGAGAGGCGTTTGGGAGAGGAGGGGGTCAAGCTTCGGCCTCCACCTGGAGCTCCTGCGACGTTGCCCAGGAGTGCAGCAGAAAGCCCCTGACTACAACTCCCGGCATCCTCTGCGTGTTGCCTCGTTCCTGGGGAAGCGCCTCATTTACACCCTTTATTCTGCTTGGGCCCCAGTTTCGTTCGCCTCTGACTTGTTTCGACCTTGCCCTCTTTTTCTACAGAGTGTGAGGCCATGGTCATTGTTTCAG GTCATTTTTTTCAAGCGCTGGGCCTCTTGCTCAGAGCGTTTTCTGGTCCATTGCACCAATGGGCTCACTCTCCGTGCAGCAGCCCACGCCTCTTGGGCCTCCGCCTCCTCTGCGCCTCAAGCTCTGCGGAACCCGGTAGCAGCTAGTTCTATTTCGGTGCAAAATCCCCGGACTTCACTTCCCGTCGGCCCGAGCGGCAAGCGCCGGAAGGCCGCCCCGCCCCTCATTGTGCGGCTCCTACTAAACGGAAGGGGCCGGGAGAGGCCGCGTTCAGTCGGATCCCGGCAGCAGCTGCGGCGGCTCAAGTCTTCGGtagctctttctgtctccctttcgTTTCCGGAAACATGGTGA